A genomic window from Lotus japonicus ecotype B-129 chromosome 1, LjGifu_v1.2 includes:
- the LOC130727969 gene encoding dnaJ protein ERDJ3A: MRTRSTTTWVILVATLYFLASFFESEAKTIDPYKVLGVDKNAGQREIQKAFHKLSLQYHPDKNKSKGAQEKFSQINNAYEILSDEEKRKNYDLYGDEKGNPGFDAGHPGGFTGGGPGQNNFNFRPGDWQGGQGGSNSFSFSFGGSGNSNPFGFGLDDLFGSFFGGGGGGGAGRQFGGFGSSSNSQSGSKSSPKSFKAINSHIYKKEIADEGMTWLLLSYTPSLKGIQYFESTVQEVASSLQGALKVGSINCEKEVSFCKELGVYPRKAPRLFVYSYKEKEKGSLVEYGGDLATKDLKAFCQENLPRFSKRIDLNHLDQFSTAGKLPRVMLLSTKKDTPVIWRVLSGLYRKRIAFSDVEVRDVSDPRVKRLGVDALPAIVGWLPNGENRVLKTGISVKDIKSAVHDLSNILESFEKTCKKEASSQSTKAQTDSEEGLIQLLSRSNFEALCGGRTPVCIIGAFRSSKAREKLESILSVVSQKSLSRRPNLGASSRDSISYALLDAAKQQAFLNAFDKKGYKSSDKLLIAYKPKRGKYTVFMGEMTIEEVENFISSVLSGDIPFRETRQKPELK, translated from the exons ATGAGAACCCGTTCAACCACCACATGGGTCATCCTCGTGGCCACACTGTATTTCCTCGCCAGCTTCTTTGAATCGGAAGCCAAAACCATAGACCCCTACAAG GTTCTTGGGGTTGATAAAAATGCAGGTCAGCGAGAAATTCAGAAGGCTTTCCACAA GCTCTCTCTTCAGTATCACCCTGAcaagaacaaaagcaaaggtGCACAAGAGAAGTTTTCGCAGATCAATAATG CGTATGAGATTTTATCCGatgaagagaagaggaagaattATGACTTGTATGGAGATGAAAAAGGAAATCCTGGATTTGATGCTGGCCATCCTGGAGGTTTCACAGGGGGTGGTCCTGGACAAAACAATTTTAACTTCAGACCAGGGGACTGGCAGGGTGGGCAAGGAGGATCTAACTCATTCTCCTTTTCCTTCGGCGGCTCAGGCAATTCAAATCCTTTTGGGTTCGGGTTAGATGATCTTTTTGGCAGTttttttggtggtggtggtggtggtggtgctgggAGACAGTTCGGCGGCTTTGGCAGTTCATCTAATTCTCAATCTGGCTCCAAGAGTTCCCCCAAAAGTTTTAAAGCCATAAATTCACATATCTACAAGAAAGAAATAGCTGATGAAGGGATGACCTGGCTTTTGTTGTCTTATACACCTTCATTGAAAGGGATCCAATACTTTGAATCCACAGTACAGGAAGTTGCAAGTTCATTGCAAGGAGCTTTGAAG GTTGGAAGCATCAATTGTGAAAAGGAAGTCTCATTCTGTAAGGAGCTTGGTGTGTATCCGCGCAAAGCTCCTAGGCTTTTTGTTTATTCTTACAAGGAGAAAGAAAAGGGTTCTCTGGTGGAATATGGTGGTGACCTGGCTACTAAGGATCTGAAGGCTTTCTGTCAAGAGAACTTGCCTAGGTTTTCAAAACGGATTGACTTGAATCATCTTGATCAGTTTAGCACTGCAGGGAAGTTGCCTAGGGTAATGCTTCTCTCCACCAAGAAGGACACTCCTGTAATTTGGCGTGTTCTCAGTGGCTTGTATCGCAAACGCATTGCTTTCAGTGATGTAGAG GTTCGTGATGTTTCTGATCCAAGAGTGAAAAGGCTAGGAGTTGATGCTCTTCCAGCTATTGTAGGTTGGCTACCTAATGGAGAGAACCGGGTCCTGAAAACAGGAATTTCTGTAAAAGATATAAAATCTGCAGTTCATGATCTTAGTAACATACTTGAAAGTTTTGAAAAAACATGTAAAAAGGAAGCATCAAGTCAGTCCACGAAGGCTCAGACTGATTCAGAAGAGGGGCTCATACAGTTGCTTTCTCGGTCGAACTTTGAGGCTCTATGTGGTGGGAGAACTCCTGTCTGCATAATTGGTGCTTTCAGATCTTCTAAAGCTAGAGAAAAGCTAGAATCAATTCTCTCTGTG GTCTCTCAGAAGTCATTGTCAAGAAGGCCAAATTTAGGAGCCAGCTCTAGAGACTCCATTTCTTATGCTCTCTTAGATGCTGCAAAGCAACAGGCATTTCTAAATGCATTTGACAAAAAAGGTTATAAATCGTCAGATAAGTTGCTGATTGCATACAAACCTAAGAGAGGGAAGTACACTGTATTTATGGGTGAGATGACAATAGAGGAGGTAGAGAATTTTATCAGCTCTGTTCTCAGTGGAGATATACCGTTCAGGGAAACACGTCAGAAACCTGAACTCAAGTAG
- the LOC130727971 gene encoding pyruvate decarboxylase 2 produces MDVKLGSLDTTKPASNDVVSCATANHTTAIQSSIPSTAVSTCDATLGRHLARRLAQIGVTDVFSVPGDFNLTLLDHLIAEPQLNLVGCCNELNAGYAADGYARARGVGACVVTFTVGGLSVLNAIAGAYSENLPLICIVGGPNSNDYGTSRILHHTIGLPDFTQELRCFQTVTCFQAVVNNLEDAHEQIDTAISTALKESKPVYISISCNLPGIPHPTFSRDPVPFSLSAKLSNQMGLEAAVEATAEFLNKAVKPVLVGGPKLRVAKASDAFVELADASGYALAVMPSAKGQVPEHHPHFIGTYWGAVSTAFCAEIVESADAYLFAGPIFNDYSSVGYSLLLKKEKAIIVQPDRVVIANGPAFGCVLMKDFLKALAKRLKHNNAAYENYHRIFVPEGKPLKSAPKEPLRVNVMFQHIQKMLSGETAVIAETGDSWFNCQKLKLPRGCGYEFQMQYGSIGWSVGATLGYAQAVPEKRVIACIGDGSFQVTAQDVSTMLRCGQNTIIFLINNGGYTIEVEIHDGPYNVIKNWNYTGLIEAIHNGEGKCWTSKVFCEEELVEAIATATGPKKDCLCFIEVIVHKDDTSKELLEWGSRVSAANGRPPNPQ; encoded by the exons ATGGACGTAAAGTTAGGTTCTCTCGACACAACCAAGCCAGCAAGCAACGACGTCGTTTCATGCGCCACCGCCAACCACACCACGGCGATCCAGTCCTCGATCCCATCAACGGCGGTGTCCACCTGCGACGCCACGCTCGGCCGCCACCTCGCGCGCCGCCTAGCTCAGATCGGCGTCACCGACGTGTTCTCCGTCCCCGGCGACTTCAACCTCACGCTGCTCGACCACCTCATCGCTGAACCGCAGCTCAACCTCGTCGGCTGCTGCAACGAGCTCAACGCTGGGTACGCCGCTGACGGCTACGCTCGAGCACGCGGCGTCGGCGCCTGCGTCGTGACGTTCACCGTCGGTGGACTCAGCGTGCTCAACGCTATTGCTGGAGCTTACAGTGAGAACTTGCCCCTCATTTGCATCGTTGGTGGGCCGAACTCCAACGACTATGGAACCAGCAGGATCCTTCATCATACCATTGGGTTGCCGGATTTCACACAGGAGTTGAGGTGTTTTCAGACTGTTACTTGCTTTCAG GCTGTGGTGAATAATTTGGAGGATGCTCATGAGCAGATTGATACAGCAATCTCAACTGCACTGAAAGAGAGCAAGCCTGTGTATATAAGCATTAGCTGTAACTTGCCTGGGATTCCTCATCCTACTTTCAGCCGCGATCCTGTTCCTTTTTCATTGTCTgccaa ATTGAGTAACCAGATGGGGTTGGAGGCAGCAGTAGAGGCAACTGCGGAGTTCCTTAACAAGGCTGTGAAACCAGTACTTGTGGGTGGTCCTAAACTGAGGGTTGCAAAAGCATCTGATGCCTTTGTTGAACTAGCTGATGCAAGTGGTTATGCTCTTGCTGTGATGCCATCAGCTAAAGGGCAAGTTCCAGAGCACCATCCCCATTTCATTGGAACTTATTGGGGTGCTGTGAGCACTGCATTCTGTGCTGAGATTGTGGAGTCTGCTGATGCGTATTTGTTTGCTGGTCCCATTTTCAATGACTACAGCTCTGTGGGGTACTCACTTCTTCTCAAGAAAGAGAAGGCAATCATTGTGCAGCCTGATCGCGTTGTGATTGCCAATGGGCCTGCATTTGGGTGTGTGCTGATGAAGGACTTCCTCAAGGCACTTGCGAAGCGTCTCAAACACAACAATGCTGCATATGAAAACTACCACAGGATATTCGTCCCTGAAGGGAAGCCTTTGAAGTCTGCACCGAAAGAACCTTTGAGGGTTAATGTTATGTTCCAGCATATACAAAAGATGCTGTCTGGTGAAACAGCTGTGATTGCTGAGACAGGGGACTCATGGTTTAACTGCCAAAAGCTGAAATTGCCAAGAGGGTGTGG GTATGAGTTTCAAATGCAATATGGCTCAATTGGATGGTCTGTTGGTGCAACCCTTGGCTATGCACAGGCAGTCCCTGAGAAGCGAGTGATTGCTTGCATTGGTGATGGAAGCTTTCAG GTGACTGCTCAGGATGTATCGACAATGCTGCGATGCGGTCAAAACACCATCATCTTCCTGATAAACAATGGTGGATACACCATCGAGGTTGAAATTCATGATGGGCCATACAATGTGATTAAGAACTGGAACTACACTGGGCTGATTGAAGCAATCCACAATGGTGAAGGGAAATGCTGGACTTCCAAG GTCTTCTGTGAAGAGGAGCTAGTTGAAGCAATTGCAACTGCAACAGGACCAAAGAAAGATTGCTTATGCTTCATTGAGGTGATTGTTCACAAGGATGATACCAGCAAAGAGTTGCTTGAATGGGGCTCCAGGGTCTCTGCTGCCAATGGTCGTCCTCCCAATCCTCAGTAA
- the LOC130727970 gene encoding protein FAR1-RELATED SEQUENCE 5-like: MEFESIEKVREFYNSFAKKNGFGVRVRSSKPKRAVLVCCNEGQHKVKISRTEEIQDSTNQTKRKCSTIRSGCEASLIVSRGTTKSKWMIKSFNNDHNHVMVSPKSVSYMRCHKKMSVAAKSLVEKFEEEGIPTGKVAAIFNDGDSTFTNRDCWNYIRNVRRKNLDVGDAQAVFDYCKQKQVENSNFFYAIQCDEDSRMVNLFWVDARSRLSYQLFGDVITFDTTYKTNKYSMPFAPFVGLNNHSQSILYGCALLQDELEASFVWLFKTWLQAMGGKKPISIITDQDLAMKAAMAKVFPESRHRLCLWHIIKKFPEKLAHIYHKQSIFKRDMKRCIRGSHSIQSFEEEWMRIMVEYNLKENEWLQGLYKIRESWIPIYNRSTFFAGMNTTQRSESINAFFDSFVDASTTLQEFVLKFEKAVESRLEAERKENYESRHKSRILSTGSKLEEHAASIYTRNIFAKFKGELEKINRFTRHKFRRDGPKYVYQVSNCYDARDTFTVDIDLDSQIAKCGCELYEFMGILCRHILVIFQAKGVVQIPSHFIMERWTKDANRGLEDTYNDNDLGEKSDTLKILRRVHVQREASFLADLAEESEEAYNFIISEMKQTHKSAAAMKTSEGVALLESSEKNVNQVCSSEQVSEPPQLTIGNPHVSQTKGRKKDGGKMTQNGRFKSGLEVSLNKSVVKRKACHECGEHGHNSRTCTKRNQND, encoded by the coding sequence ATGGAATTTGAGTCCATTGAAAAGGTTAGAGAATTTTATAATTCTTTTGCTAAGAAGAATGGTTTTGGAGTACGTGTTCGTTCAAGTAAACCAAAGAGAGCAGTTTTGGTATGTTGCAATGAAGGTCAACATAAAGTGAAGATCTCAAGAACTGAAGAAATTCAAGATAGCACTAATCAAACTAAAAGAAAGTGCTCAACTATCCGAAGTGGTTGTGAGGCTTCACTTATTGTTTCAAGAGGCACAACCAAAAGTAAGTGGATGATAAAGTCTTTTAACAATGATCATAATCATGTCATGGTTAGTCCCAAAAGTGTGTCCTATATGAGGTGCCATAAAAAGATGAGTGTAGCAGCAAAGAGTCTTGTTGAAAAATTTGAAGAAGAAGGCATACCGACTGGAAAGGTTGCTGCAATTTTTAATGATGGTGACTCAACTTTCACTAATAGGGATTGTTGGAATTACATTAGAAATGTTCGGAGAAAGAATTTAGATGTTGGAGATGCTCAAGCTGTTTTCGATTATTGTAAACAGAAACAAGTAGAAAATTCTAACTTTTTCTATGCAATCCAATGTGATGAAGATTCTCGGATGGTGAACTTGTTTTGGGTGGATGCTAGATCACGATTATCTTACCAACTCTTTGGGGATGTCATCACTTTTGATACCACTTATAAAACTAATAAGTATAGTATGCCGTTTGCTCCATTTGTTGGGTTGAATAATCACTCTCAGTCTATTTTATATGGTTGTGCTTTACTACAAGATGAATTAGAGGCTTCTTTTGTGTGGTTGTTTAAAACATGGCTTCAAGCAATGGGTGGAAAAAAACCTATATCTATCATAACTGATCAAGATTTAGCTATGAAAGCTGCTATGGCAAAAGTCTTTCCAGAAAGCCGTCACCGCCTGTGTTTGTGGCATATTATAAAGAAGTTTCCTGAGAAGTTAGCTCACATATATCACAAACAATCTATTTTCAAGCGAGATATGAAAAGATGCATTCGAGGTTCACATAGCATTCAAAGTTTTGAAGAAGAATGGATGCGCATAATGGTCGAGTATAACTTGAAGGAAAATGAATGGCTTCAAGGGTTATATAAGATTAGAGAATCTTGGATACCAATTTATAACAGGAGTACATTCTTTGCTGGAATGAATACTACTCAAAGAAGTGAAAGTATTAATGCTTTCTTTGATTCTTTTGTTGATGCATCAACAACATTACAAGAATTTGTGTTGAAGTTTGAGAAAGCTGTTGAAAGTCGCTTAGAGGCAGAACGAAAGGAAAATTATGAATCAAGGCATAAGTCTCGTATTTTGAGTACCGGGTCAAAACTTGAGGAACATGCGGCATCTATATACACCAGAAATATTTTTGCTAAATTTAAAGGTGAGCTAGAGAAAATCAACCGATTCACTAGACATAAGTTTAGAAGAGATGGGCCTAAATATGTGTATCAGGTGTCCAATTGCTATGATGCTCGAGATACTTTCACTGTTGATATAGACTTAGACTCACAGATTGCTAAATGTGGCTGTGAACTATATGAATTTATGGGGATATTGTGCCGACACATACTAGTAATTTTCCAAGCAAAGGGAGTTGTTCAGATTCCTAGTCATTTTATTATGGAACGATGGACTAAGGATGCTAACAGAGGTCTTGAAGACACTTATAATGATAATGATTTGGGTGAAAAATCTGATACATTAAAGATTTTAAGAAGGGTGCATGTGCAACGAGAAGCAAGTTTTTTAGCTGATCTAGCAGAAGAGTCTGAGGAAGCATACAATTTCATTATTTCAGAAATGAAGCAAACTCATAAGTCAGCTGCTGCAATGAAAACAAGTGAAGGAGTAGCACTTTTGGAGTCAAGCGAGAAGAATGTAAATCAAGTTTGCTCATCTGAGCAAGTGAGTGAACCACCACAACTGACTATTGGAAACCCGCATGTATCACAAACAAAGGGGAGAAAGAAGGATGGAGGAAAAATGACTCAAAATGGCAGATTTAAGAGTGGACTTGAAGTGTCACTTAATAAATCAGTTGTCAAAAGGAAAGCATGTCATGAATGCGGGGAGCACGGTCACAATAGCAGAACTTGCacgaaaagaaatcaaaatgatTAA